In Anticarsia gemmatalis isolate Benzon Research Colony breed Stoneville strain chromosome 5, ilAntGemm2 primary, whole genome shotgun sequence, the following are encoded in one genomic region:
- the Sec24AB gene encoding protein transport protein Sec24AB: MSNLPPNPYNNFPGPPQVNANAGPQAFNHSQPVGHVPLSQLPPGYGGIKQDPNSNSPHHVPAPVAQNSAVQHVNNYSQSASSSPAFNQSGMMSPVQHGLQSSPMRPPMSTAPNSLSSPLPPQVPLSSGSPRTVPQANPSPTPYPPNYQPQQRQINDNAPPLIPSSQMNQPLMNGPPMPQPGPGGPPLNQYPGAPSAFSSPPGSKPPVSSGFVQGVSNPAFGPPSGPMKPPGPLTSQPNVPFSNAPLTGPPRNSPLPPGPPVSGPPVGMPGYGGPPTGQVGPPRQVGINGPHPSGPPSLPPSSEQLIGPPRSVAGGLQGPISAAPMGPPLSGPPMQTYPGQYKNGPSGPLSPPGPSSAQMGPPNAFSGPQSAPPPQMPMGPQSLPPMGHQMGPPPGPIVTANAPKGNMQNRYPQMAPGNYVNHQQPPMAPQQNMMKYPQQYGTQALTQQMGQLSVTKQGFDQLWGHHMVDLLQCKHILPEYPEDPPEIKLGHQFAESPNCSPEIFRCTVNRIPETNSLLQKSRLPLGILIHPFKDLNHLPVIQCTTIVRCRACRTYINPFVYFVDAKRWKCNLCYRVNDLPEEFQYDPVSKSYGDPSRRPEIKSATIEFIAPGEYMLRPPQPAVYLFLFDVSQLARESGYLQVVCDTLKTCLDQLPGDARTQIGFICYDAHVHYYLMSEGLTRPKEMTVLDIDDVFLPSPSSLLVNLGERRELVRELLAALPQRYSAPAAPACALGAALQAAYKLMAPTGGRITVFQTCLPNVGPGALQPREDPNARSSKDVAHLNPATDFYKRLALDCSGAQIAVDLFLLNSQYADLATLSGMSKFSAGTVYHIPLFRAVRQWQAEQLNRMFTRYLTRKIGFEAVMRVRCTRGITIHTFHGNFFVRSTDLLSLPNVSPDAGFGMQLTIEESLADLQQVCFQAALLYTSSKGERRIRVHTLALPTASSLSDVLHSADQQCIIGLLSKMAVDRCQTASMGEAREAVMNVAVDALSAFRLAQNLPAGDRSAALHAPASLRLLPLYLLALLKRKAFRTGTSTRLDDRVADMCALKCSSLAQLMRAVYPALYCVAALAQHTPQPAADDDDTAPDPPQLQLTAERINSNGAYLLDDGESMILYVCHAVSAAFLSDTFGVAAFSQLPDEMRALPRRDTEHSALLHAFIDKLNDDRPYAADILVLRDNSPNRTLFTERLIEDRVESAFSYYEFLQHVKTQVK, translated from the exons ATGTCCAATTTACCACCAAATCCGTATAATAACTTCCCTGGGCCACCTCAAGTGAACGCTAATGCAGGGCCGCAAGCGTTCAATCACAGCCAGCCAGTTGGTCATGTTCCATTGAGCCAATTGCCACCAGGATATGGAGGAATAAAACAGGATCCTAATTCAAACAGTCCTCATCATGTGCCGGCGCCAGTGGCTCAGAACAGTGCTGTACAACATGTGAACAACTATAGTCAGAGTGCAAGCAGTTCTCCTGCATTCAACCAATCTGGGATGATGTCACCTGTGCAACATGGCCTGCAATCTTCTCCTATGAGGCCTCCAATGTCAACAGCTCCCAATTCTTTGTCAAGCCCTTTACCTCCTCAAGTCCCTCTATCATCTGGCAGCCCTAGGACTGTGCCTCAAGCTAATCCTTCTCCAACGCCTTATCCTCCTAACTATCAACCTCAACAACGTCAAATCAATGACAATGCACCACCTCTAATTCCTTCTAGTCAAATGAATCAACCTCTAATGAATGGCCCACCTATGCCTCAGCCTGGTCCAGGTGGGCCCCCATTAAATCAATACCCTGGAGCTCCAAGTGCTTTTAGCTCTCCTCCTGGAAGCAAGCCACCTGTTAGTTCTGGTTTTGTTCAAGGAGTATCAAATCCAGCCTTTGGACCACCATCAGGTCCAATGAAGCCTCCAGGACCACTAACAAGTCAACCTAATGTTCCATTCTCTAATGCACCTCTCACGGGACCTCCTAGGAATAGTCCATTACCTCCTGGGCCTCCAGTTAGTGGGCCCCCTGTTGGAATGCCGGGCTATGGTGGACCACCAACAGGGCAAGTTGGTCCTCCGAGACAAGTTGGTATTAATGGCCCTCATCCAAGTGGACCACCATCGTTGCCTCCTTCCTCGGAACAGCTGATAGGGCCACCCAGATCTGTTGCTGGTGGGTTACAGGGACCAATTAGTGCGGCCCCTATGGGTCCGCCTTTGAGTGGGCCACCTATGCAGACATACCCAGGACAGTATAAAAATGGTCCATCAGGCCCTCTGAGTCCACCTGGCCCTTCTTCGGCTCAAATGGGACCTCCAAATGCATTCAGTGGGCCTCAAAGTGCACCTCCACCTCAGATGCCAATGGGCCCACAGAGTTTACCTCCAATGGGACACCAGATGGGGCCACCTCCTGGGCCTATTGTTACTGCAAATGCACCAAAAGGGAACATGCAGAATAGATATCCACAAATGGCTCCTGGAAACTATGTGAACCATCAACAACCACCAATGGCTCCACAGCAGAATATGATGAAGTACCCCCAGCAATATGGTACTCAGGCTCTGACACAGCAGATGGGTCAGTTGAGTGTGACAAAACAGGGCTTTGACCAGTTATGGGGTCATCATATGGTGGACCTTCTACAATGCAAGCACATACTGCCAGAATACCCTGAGGATCCTCCAGAGATTAAACTCGGCCATCAGTTTGCAGAGTCTCCTAATTGTAGTCCTGA AATCTTCAGATGTACTGTGAATCGTATACCGGAGACGAACAGTCTACTGCAGAAGTCAAGACTACCGCTCGGTATACTAATACACCCCTTCAAAGATCTTAAC CATCTTCCAGTGATACAATGCACGACGATAGTGCGGTGTCGCGCGTGCCGGACGTACATCAACCCGTTCGTGTACTTCGTCGACGCCAAGCGATGGAAGTGCAATCTGTGCTACAGGGTCAATGACT TGCCAGAAGAATTCCAATACGACCCAGTGAGCAAGTCATACGGCGACCCGTCCCGCCGGCCGGAGATCAAATCTGCGACGATCGAGTTCATAGCGCCGGGCGAGTACATGCTGCGACCGCCGCAACCCGCTGTCTATCTGTTCCTGTTCGACGTCTCACAATTAGCAAGAGAGTCCGGGTATTTGCAG GTTGTATGCGACACGTTAAAAACATGCTTAGACCAGTTACCGGGCGACGCGCGCACGCAGATCGGGTTCATCTGCTACGACGCGCACGTGCACTACTACTTGATGAGCGAGGGACTCACGAGGCCGAAGGAGATGACGGTGTTGGATATTGACG ACGTGTTCCTGCCGTCGCCGTCGTCGCTGCTGGTGAACCTGGGCGAGCGACGCGAGCTGGTGCGCGAGCTGCTGGCGGCGCTGCCGCAGCGCTAcagcgcgcccgccgcgcccgcctgCGCCCTGGGCGCCGCGCTGCAGGCGGCGTACAAACTGATG GCGCCGACCGGAGGTCGCATCACAGTATTCCAAACGTGTCTACCTAATGTTGGACCCGGAGCGTTACAACCTAG AGAAGACCCGAACGCCCGGTCGTCGAAGGACGTGGCTCACTTGAACCCCGCGACAGACTTCTACAAGCGGCTGGCGCTGGACTGCAGCGGCGCGCAGATCGCCGTCGACTTGTTCCTACTCAACTCACAGTATGCTGACCTCGCCACGCTTA GTGGTATGAGTAAATTCAGCGCGGGGACAGTGTACCACATCCCGCTGTTCCGCGCAGTCAGACAGTGGCAGGCGGAGCAGCTCAACAGAATGTTCACGAGATATCTCACTAGGAAGATCGGTTTCGAAGCTGTCATGAGGGTGCGGTGTACTAG GGGTATAACGATCCACACGTTCCACGGCAACTTCTTCGTGCGCTCCACGGACCTGCTGTCGCTGCCCAACGTGTCGCCCGACGCGGGCTTCGGCATGCAGCTCACCATCGAGGAGTCGCTCGCCGACCTGCAGCAGGTCTGCTTCCAGGCCGCGCTCCTCTACACCAGCAGTAAAG GTGAAAGACGGATACGAGTGCATACGTTAGCGCTGCCGACGGCGAGCAGTTTATCTGACGTGTTACATTCAGCCGACCAACAGTGTATTATAGGACTACTCAGTAAAATGG cgGTGGACCGCTGCCAGACGGCGTCCATGGGCGAGGCGCGCGAGGCCGTGATGAACGTGGCCGTGGACGCGCTGTCGGCCTTCCGCCTGGCGCAGAACCTGCCCGCCGGAGACCGCAGCGCGGCGCTGCACGCGCCCGCCTCCCTGCGACTGTTGCCGCTGTACCTGCTCGCGCTGCTCAAGAGG AAAGCGTTCCGCACGGGCACGTCGACGCGGCTGGACGACCGCGTGGCGGACATGTGCGCGCTCAAGTGCTCGTCGCTGGCGCAGCTCATGCGCGCCGTGTACCCCGCGCTGTACTGCGTGGCGGCGCTGGCGCAGCACACGCCGCAGCCCgccgccgacgacgacgacacTGCGCCCGACCCGCCGCAGCTGCAGCTTACTGCCGAGAG GATAAACTCGAACGGCGCGTACCTGCTGGACGACGGCGAGAGCATGATCCTGTACGTGTGCCACGCGGTGAGCGCCGCCTTCCTGTCCGACACGTTCGGCGTGGCCGCCTTCTCGCAGCTGCCCGACGAGATGCGCGCGCTCCCGCGCCGCGACACCGAGCACAGCGCGCTGCTGCACGCCTTCATCGACAAGCTCAACGACGACCGGCCCTACGCCGCTGACATACTCGTGCTCAG AGATAACTCGCCAAACCGAACTCTATTCACGGAACGCCTAATCGAAGATAGAGTGGAGTCGGCGTTCTCCTACTACGAGTTTTTACAACACGTCAAAACCCAAGTGAAATGA
- the LOC142972808 gene encoding uncharacterized protein LOC142972808 — protein MAMSTQLIANELLAFIQNAIDTMDEVSVMQICKSNFKEEDISSGKRLLYQSLGKLDQMPSRRRDGTEKSVQDIIALLKVMDPDDVPTFVAKELHKLPPVTFEHVDVTRLLKDITFLKSSLAEMQSMLEVSNNTIGELREELAQLRGAVSSCKSPDTSNVNTRRGAQNASVGNLEAASPKSSLAAETACVAPRPAARPVPPTTSVEVVTRAATSTPTRAYAAVAANQPAGQPPQWRQKGDKKITMRSDVHPHQGKKNEATCEKDGFIKVEKKKRKSSRRNQCGTAPTGPNHLLRPAVPATLLYVSRLHYSTKAENIVEYVQVKTNFKLRVEQLQSCHNVNFNSFVVRVPTEHLSTFMKEEFWPRGVVFRRYRGRLPDTTRQATPG, from the coding sequence ATGGCTATGAGTACCCAACTTATAGCTAACGAGTTGTTGGCATTTATTCAAAATGCCATTGACACTATGGACGAGGTCAGCGTGATGCAGATCTGCAAGTCCAATTTCAAAGAAGAGGACATCAGCAGCGGCAAGAGATTGTTATACCAGTCCCTTGGCAAGCTGGACCAGATGCCGTCTCGCAGAAGAGATGGGACAGAGAAGAGCGTGCAAGATATCATCGCTTTGCTGAAGGTAATGGATCCGGATGACGTGCCGACCTTTGTGGCGAAGGAGCTGCATAAACTCCCACCTGTCACATTCGAGCACGTCGACGTTACCAGGCTGTTAAAGGACATCACGTTCTTAAAGTCGAGTCTGGCTGAGATGCAGTCGATGCTGGAGGTGTCTAATAACACCATCGGTGAATTGCGTGAGGAGTTGGCGCAGTTACGTGGCGCTGTTTCGTCATGTAAGTCACCCGACACCTCCAACGTCAACACACGTCGCGGGGCGCAAAACGCATCCGTCGGCAATTTGGAAGCGGCGAGTCCTAAGTCGTCGCTAGCTGCCGAAACTGCTTGCGTCGCAccgcgccccgccgcccgccCCGTCCCCCCAACAACATCGGTCGAGGTAGTGACACGTGCCGCTACGTCAACACCGACACGTGCCTACGCGGCAGTTGCCGCCAACCAACCAGCTGGACAACCACCACAGTGGCGACAGAAAGGGGATAAGAAGATCACTATGAGATCAGACGTCCATCCGCATCAGGGTAAGAAGAACGAGGCTACGTGCGAAAAGGATGGCTTCATCAAGGTGGAGAAGAAAAAGAGGAAGTCATCTCGTCGCAATCAGTGCGGTACTGCACCGACCGGACCGAACCATCTGCTGCGTCCAGCCGTGCCTGCGACGCTGTTGTACGTGTCCCGCCTGCACTACTCTACAAAGGCCGAAAACATTGTAGAGTACGTCCAAGTGAAAACCAATTTCAAACTGAGGGTCGAGCAGTTGCAGTCTTGTCACAATGTGAATTTCAACTCATTTGTGGTGAGAGTGCCGACTGAGCATCTGTCGACCTTCATGAAGGAAGAATTTTGGCCGAGAGGTGTTGTGTTCCGGCGGTACAGAGGACGGCTACCCGACACCACGCGTCAGGCGACACCTGGATAA
- the LOC142972809 gene encoding cytochrome P450 6B6-like, producing MILLLVPFIILLTYFYFTKNHDYWRKRNVKHDKPVPIFGTFFQNVMGIRSMTEIATELYNKYPDEKVVGLYRGTTPELIIRDLDLVRNILNVDFSYFYPRGLGRDVEREPMFLNIFHVDGDPWKLLRQRLTAAFTTSKLKKMFPLVVECAEKLQHVGEETVKRGGECDVRELMARFTTEFIAACGFGLQVDSIGNQNSILRNFGRQIFKRTWKNIVLVPLYDLFPDFRKLLQTLLGEPLMLNVTSEIVRTVCAERNNKPSGRHDFIDLLMELGAEGKIKGESIEKRNSDGSAINVELDMDLQCMAAQVLVFFAAGFETSSSATSYLLHELAFHPEEQEKIQQDIDQVLAKYDNKLCYDAIAEMSLLSMAFKEAMRKFPSLGTLHRICARRYTIPELGITLDPGVRIIIPVQAIQNDEKYFDNPSQFKPERFADTSVERNKYCYLPFGEGPRMCMGARLGEMQSLAGLAALLHKFSVEPSESTKREPQVNPLSNTVQSVKGGLPLKMKLRKNKTS from the exons ATGATACTTTTACTGGTACCGTTTATAATTTTGCTAACTTACTTCTATTTCACTAAAAACCACGATTATTGGAGAAAACGTAACGTAAAGCATGACAAGCCAGTACCAATATTTGGCAcgttttttcaaaatgttatggGAATACGGAGCATGACAGAAATAGCAACGGAGCTATACAACAAATATCCCGATGAGAAAGTAGTCGGTCTGTACCGAGGAACTACGCCGGAACTGATCATCCGAGACTTGGACCTggtgagaaatattttaaatgtagacTTTTCGTATTTCTATCCTCGTGGACTTGGCAGAGATGTGGAGAGAGAGCCTAtgttcttaaatatatttcatgttGATGGTGATCCGTGGAAATTACTGCGACAACGTCTAACAGCCGCTTTTACTACgtcaaaattgaaaaaaatgttccCGTTAGTCGTTGAGTGCGCGGAGAAACTGCAACACGTCGGTGAGGAGACTGTGAAGCGTGGCGGTGAGTGCGATGTGCGAGAGTTGATGGCTCGCTTCACTACTGAGTTCATAGCAGCCTGCGGCTTCGGCCTACAGGTCGACAGCATCGGTAACCAAAACTCCATTTTAAGAAACTTTGGtagacaaatatttaaaagaaccTGGAAGAACATTGTTTTAGTGCCCCTTTACGATTTATTCCCGGATTTTAGAAAGTTGTTGCAGACTTTGTTGGGCGAGCCCTTGATGTTAAACGTTACATCGGAAATTGTTCGCACTGTTTGCGCCGAAAGAAACAATAAGCCATCCGGTCGGCACGACTTCATAGATCTGTTGATGGAGTTAGGAGCAGAAGGTAAAATAAAGGGAGAATCAATCGAGAAGAGAAACTCAGATGGAAGTGCAATAAATGTAGAATTGGACATGGATCTCCAGTGTATGGCAGCACAGGTGTTAGTCTTTTTCGCAGCTGGCTTCGAAACCTCGTCGTCAGCGACTAGCTACTTGTTACATGAACTAGCTTTTCACCCAGAGGAGCAGGAGAAAATTCAGCAAGATATTGATCAAGTGTTGGCTAAATATGATAACAAATTGTGTTACGACGCGATAGCCGAGATGTCGCTACTGAGCATGGCGTTTAAAGAAGCTATGAGGAAGTTCCCATCACTGGGCACGTTACACAGAATATGTGCTAGACGATACACGATACCTGAGCTGGGTATTACGCTAGATCCTGGAGTACGGATCATAATTCCAGTTCAAGCCATACAGAACGATGAGAAGTATTTCGATAACCCGTCACAGTTCAAGCCGGAGAGATTTGCTGATACATCGGTAGAACGAAACAAGTACTGCTATTTGCCCTTCGGTGAAGGACCTAGAATGTGTATGG GTGCTCGTTTGGGAGAGATGCAGTCACTGGCGGGTCTAGCGGCACTTCTGCACAAGTTCTCCGTGGAGCCCAGCGAGTCTACGAAACGTGAACCGCAAGTGAACCCCCTCAGTAACACAGTGCAGTCCGTCAAAGGAGGACTGCCGCTCAAAATGAAGCTAAGGAAGAACAAAACGTCTTAA
- the LOC142972811 gene encoding cytochrome P450 6B6-like: MLLLLIPFIVILIYLYFTKNHDYWRKRNVKHEKPVPIFGTFFQNVMGIRSMTEIATELYNKYPDEKVVGLYRGTTPELIIRDLDLVRNILNTDFAYFHPRGLGRDVKKEPMFLNLFHVDGDPWKLLRQRLTAAFTTAKLKKMFPIIVECAEKLRIAGEQAVNRGGECDVRELIARFATDFIAACGFGLQVDSISDQNSVFRNFGKKIFNRSWKNIALVPLYDLFPDFRKLWQTLLSESTLIDGTSEIVRNVCAERNNKPSGRHDFIDLLMELREEGKIKGESIEKRNSDGSAPIVELDMDLKCMAAQVLIFFAAGFETSSSASSYLLHVLAFHPEEQEKVQQDIDQVLAKYDNKLCYDSIAEMTLLSLAFKEATRKFPSVGTLHRVCARRYTIPELGITLDPGVRIIIPVQAIQNDEKYFDNPSQFKPERFADTSVERNKYCYLPFGEGPRMCMGARLGEMQSLAGLAALLHKFSVEPSESTKRELQVNPLSNTVQSVKGGLPLKMKLRKNKTS, encoded by the exons ATGTTGCTTTTATTAATACcgtttatagttattttaatttacctcTATTTCACTAAAAACCATGATTATTGGAGAAAACGTAACGTAAAACATGAAAAGCCAGTACCAATATTTGGCAcgttttttcaaaatgttatggGAATACGGAGCATGACAGAAATAGCAACGGAGCTATACAACAAATATCCCGATGAGAAAGTAGTCGGTCTGTACCGAGGAACTACGCCGGAACTGATCATACGAGACTTGGACCTGGTGAGAAATATTTTGAACACAGACTTTGCGTATTTCCATCCGCGAGGACTTGGCAGAGACGTCAAGAAGGAGCCTATGTTCTTGAACCTGTTTCATGTTGATGGTGATCCGTGGAAATTACTGCGGCAACGTCTAACAGCCGCATTCACTACggcaaaattgaaaaaaatgttccCGATAATAGTCGAGTGCGCGGAGAAACTCCGAATTGCTGGTGAGCAGGCTGTGAACCGAGGTGGTGAGTGTGATGTCCGTGAACTGATAGCACGTTTTGCCACTGACTTCATAGCAGCCTGTGGCTTCGGCTTACAGGTTGACAGCATAAGTGACCAAAACTCTGTATTCCGAAACTTcggcaaaaaaatattcaatagatCTTGGAAGAATATAGCTCTGGTGCCACTTTATGATCTGTTTCCGGATTTCAGAAAATTGTGGCAAACTTTGTTGAGCGAGTCTACTTTGATAGATGGCACATCCGAAATTGTACGTAATGTCTGCGCCGAGAGAAACAATAAACCATCCGGTCGCCATGACTTCATAGATCTGTTGATGGAGTTACGAGAGGAAGGTAAAATAAAAGGAGAATCAATCGAGAAGAGAAACTCAGATGGAAGTGCACCAATTGTTGAATTAGACATGGATCTGAAGTGTATGGCAGCGCAGGTTCTGATATTTTTCGCAGCTGGTTTCGAAACCTCATCGTCAGCGTCTAGTTACTTGTTACACGTATTAGCTTTTCACCCAGAAGAGCAAGAGAAAGTACAACAAGATATTGATCAAGTGCTGGCCAAATATGACAACAAGTTGTGTTATGATTCTATAGCTGAGATGACGCTCCTCAGTTTGGCGTTTAAGGAAGCAACGAGAAAGTTTCCATCTGTAGGCACGTTACATAGAGTATGTGCTAGACGATACACGATACCTGAGCTGGGTATTACGCTAGATCCTGGAGTACGGATCATAATTCCAGTTCAAGCCATACAGAACGATGAGAAGTATTTCGATAACCCGTCACAGTTCAAGCCGGAGAGATTTGCTGATACATCGGTAGAACGAAACAAGTACTGCTATTTGCCCTTCGGTGAAGGACCTAGAATGTGTATGG GTGCTCGTTTGGGAGAGATGCAGTCACTAGCAGGTCTAGCGGCACTTCTGCACAAGTTCTCCGTGGAGCCCAGCGAGTCTACGAAACGTGAACTGCAAGTGAACCCCCTCAGTAACACAGTGCAGTCGGTCAAAGGAGGACTGCCGCTCAAAATGAAGCTAAGGAAGAACAAAACGTCTTAA
- the LOC142972812 gene encoding UPF0728 protein C10orf53 homolog, whose protein sequence is MAFLYVKIYHGPCDTFYSLKHKPQRLTGLRDRLQKQGFRVDLIPVDYVNYCMIEMCGHEVFRCNIVNLQFNTHQNRDPVCQRAVEAVVQSSAKFKLARAYLWFWTLIEHQMFRRGPHAPKDYWPSDVDTKTLASCLDCVECCNILVKKKDKDKPNEAK, encoded by the exons ATGGCGTTTTTATATGTGAAAATCTACCACGGCCCTTGTGATACATTTTACTCCTTGAAGCATAAACCTCAGAGATTAACAGGTTTACGAG ATCGCTTGCAGAAACAAGGCTTTCGCGTAGACTTAATACCTGTGGATTATGTCAACTATTGTATGATAGAAATGTGTGGCCATGAA GTTTTCCGCTGCAATATCGTCAACTTGCAATTCAACACGCATCAGAACAGGGACCCTGTGTGTCAGCGAGCGGTGGAAGCGGTGGTACAATCATCAGCCAAGTTCAAACTAGCAAGAGCTTACTTATGGTTCTGGACTTTAATAGAACACCAAATGTTCAGGCGAGGACCTCATGCTCCGAAAGACTATTGGCCGTCTGACGTTGATACGAAGACCTTAGCCTCTTGCTTAGACTGTGTTGAATGCTGTAACATTCTTGTTAAAAAGAAGGACAAAGATAAACCTAACGAGGCAAAATAA
- the LOC142972813 gene encoding cytochrome P450 6B6-like — protein MYVATRSAKFQSPQRTRIQFRHKTQRGNMFLILLPLLLLLLYRYLTRNHDYWQKRNVKHEKPIPVFGSLYQNIMGKKSITEVATELYNKYPDEKVVGQYRSTIPELIVRDLDIARNILNVDFAYFYPRGLGRNPKMEPLFLNLFHVDGDSWKLLRQRLTAAFTTAKLKKMFPLVVECAEKLQLACEETVNRGGECDVRELMARFTTEFIAACGFGLQADCIGNQNSLFREFGKRIFNRNRAWKNAKLVVFYDLFPDFGTLLQYLLAEDDLLETTTQIVKSVLNERNDKPSGRHDFIDLLMELRDKGTITGESVELKNPDGSPTQVDMEMDLQCMAAQVFIFFAAGFETSSSATSYLLHELAFHPEEQEKIQQDIDQVLAKYDNKLCYDAIAEMSLLSMAFKEAMRKFPSLGTLHRICARRYTIPELGITLDPGVRIIIPVQAIQNDEKYFDNPSQFKPERFADTSVERNKYCYLPFGEGPRMCIGARLGEMQSLAGLVALLHKFTVEPGKATKRELEVNHLSNVVQSIQGGIPLRLKLREKDSRIAA, from the exons ATGTATGTTGCGACGCGTAGTGCTAAGTTCCAAAGTCCACAGCGCACTCGCATTCAGTTCCGCCACAAGACGCAAAGAGGCAACATGTTTCTTATACTTTTACCACtgttattgttgttattgtacCGGTATCTCACCAGGAACCACGATTATTGGCAGAAACGCAATGTGAAACATGAAAAACCAATACCCGTCTTCGGTTCACTCTACCAGAATATAATGGGCAAGAAAAGTATTACAGAAGTAGCAACAGAACTATACAACAAGTATCCCGATGAGAAAGTAGTCGGTCAATACCGCAGCACTATCCCGGAGCTCATCGTTCGAGACTTGGACATAGCGAGGAATATTCTCAACGTGGACTTCGCGTATTTCTACCCGCGAGGACTCGGCAGAAACCCCAAAATGGAACCCTTGTTTCTTAATCTGTTTCACGTCGATGGAGATTCTTGGAAATTGTTGCGGCAACGGTTGACAGCAGCATTTACAACAGCAAAGCTGAAAAAAATGTTCCCGTTAGTTGTTGAGTGTGCAGAGAAACTACAACTAGCCTGTGAGGAGACTGTGAACCGTGGCGGTGAGTGCGATGTGCGAGAACTGATGGCTCGCTTCACTACTGAGTTCATAGCGGCCTGCGGCTTCGGCTTGCAAGCTGACTGCATCGGTAATCAAAACTCACTCTTCAGGGAATTCggtaaaagaatatttaatcgGAATCGGGCATGGAAGAATGCAAAGTTGGTCGTATTTTATGACCTCTTTCCAGATTTTGGAACGTTGCTGCAATATTTATTGGCCGAAGACGATTTGTTAGAGACAACAACACAGATCGTAAAAAGTGTACTTAACGAGAGAAATGATAAACCGTCTGGTCGACACGACTTTATAGATCTTTTAATGGAATTGAGAGATAAAGGTACAATTACGGGAGAATCTGTTGAGCTGAAGAACCCAGATGGAAGCCCAACGCAAGTAGATATGGAGATGGATCTCCAGTGTATGGCAGCACAAGTATTCATTTTCTTTGCAGCAGGATTCGAAACATCATCGTCAGCGACTAGCTACTTGTTACATGAACTAGCTTTTCACCCAGAGGAGCAGGAGAAAATTCAACAAGATATTGATCAAGTGTTGGCCAAATATGATAACAAATTGTGTTACGACGCGATAGCCGAGATGTCGCTACTGAGCATGGCGTTTAAAGAAGCTATGAGGAAGTTCCCATCACTGGGCACGTTACACAGAATATGTGCTAGACGATACACGATACCCGAGCTGGGTATTACGCTAGATCCTGGAGTACGGATCATAATTCCAGTTCAGGCCATACAGAACGATGAGAAGTATTTCGATAACCCGTCACAGTTCAAGCCGGAGAGATTCGCTGATACATCGGTTGAACGAAACAAGTACTGCTATTTGCCCTTCGGTGAAGGACCTAGAATGTGTATTG gTGCTCGTCTTGGAGAGATGCAGTCTTTAGCTGGCCTGGTAGCACTGCTCCACAAGTTTACTGTTGAACCAGGCAAGGCTACTAAGAGAGAGCTGGAGGTAAACCACCTCAGCAACGTGGTTCAATCGATCCAAGGAGGCATACCACTCAGACTGAAGTTAAGGGAAAAGGACAGTAGAATAGCTGCATAA